One genomic segment of Pseudomonadota bacterium includes these proteins:
- the fliI gene encoding flagellar protein export ATPase FliI: MIPQAQLTVQRAGLWRERLALQSKRAQALLPPAVEGILTRMVGLALEATGCQAAVGDICDLLAADGSRVEAEVVGFGGERLLLMPTSDVQGLAPSARVIPRQRAGTVKVGPGMLGRIIDGTGSPLDGLGPLVGDDRVKLLGQSINPLMRKPIEQPLDVGVRSINSLLTVGRGQRIGLFAGSGVGKSVLLGMMARYTSADIIVVGLIGERGREVKEFVERILGPEGRRRAVVVASPADNPPLLRLHGAWLATAVAEYFRDRGHSVLLIMDSLTRFAQAQREIGLAIGEAPATKGYPPSVFARLPALVERAGNGNTDRGSITAFYTVLTEGDDPQDPIADAARAILDGHIVLSRRIAEAGQYPAIDVEASVSRVMQDIIPPDHLDLARRFRHTLSTYQQHRDLINIGAYQRGSDPRVDAAIAMWPKMQKFLQQGIKERVGHAESVRALAQMFAEADAQGHGAGA, encoded by the coding sequence ATGATTCCGCAGGCGCAGCTCACCGTGCAGCGTGCCGGCCTGTGGCGCGAGCGGCTCGCGCTGCAATCCAAACGTGCGCAGGCATTGCTGCCGCCGGCCGTCGAAGGAATACTGACCCGCATGGTCGGCCTCGCATTGGAGGCCACCGGCTGCCAGGCGGCGGTCGGCGATATCTGCGATCTGCTCGCGGCCGATGGCTCGCGCGTCGAAGCCGAAGTCGTCGGGTTCGGCGGCGAACGATTGCTGCTGATGCCCACCAGCGACGTGCAGGGCCTCGCGCCCAGTGCGCGTGTCATTCCGCGGCAGCGCGCAGGCACGGTGAAAGTAGGGCCCGGCATGCTGGGCCGTATCATCGACGGCACCGGGTCGCCGCTCGATGGTCTCGGTCCGCTGGTCGGTGACGACCGCGTGAAGCTGCTGGGCCAATCCATCAATCCGCTGATGCGCAAGCCCATCGAGCAGCCGCTCGACGTCGGCGTGCGCTCCATCAATTCGTTGCTCACGGTCGGGCGCGGGCAGCGCATCGGCCTGTTCGCCGGATCCGGCGTCGGCAAATCCGTCTTGTTAGGCATGATGGCGCGCTACACCAGCGCGGACATCATCGTCGTCGGCCTGATCGGCGAGCGCGGCCGCGAAGTGAAGGAATTCGTCGAGCGTATCCTCGGGCCGGAAGGGCGCCGCCGCGCGGTGGTGGTCGCATCGCCCGCGGACAACCCGCCGCTGTTGCGTCTGCACGGTGCGTGGCTGGCCACGGCCGTCGCTGAATATTTTCGCGATCGCGGCCACAGCGTGCTGCTGATCATGGACTCGCTGACACGCTTCGCGCAGGCGCAGCGCGAGATCGGCCTCGCCATCGGCGAAGCGCCCGCGACCAAAGGGTATCCGCCGTCGGTGTTCGCGCGGCTGCCCGCGCTGGTCGAACGCGCCGGCAACGGCAATACCGATCGCGGCTCGATCACGGCTTTTTATACCGTGCTCACCGAGGGTGACGATCCGCAGGATCCGATCGCGGACGCGGCGCGCGCGATTCTCGATGGGCACATCGTGCTGTCGCGGCGCATCGCCGAGGCGGGGCAATATCCCGCCATCGACGTCGAAGCGTCGGTCAGCCGCGTGATGCAGGACATCATCCCGCCGGATCACCTCGATCTGGCGCGGCGCTTCCGCCACACGCTGTCGACCTATCAACAGCATCGCGATCTCATCAACATCGGCGCCTATCAACGCGGCAGCGACCCGCGCGTGGACGCGGCGATTGCGATGTGGCCGAAGATGCAGAAATTCCTGCAGCAGGGCATCAAGGAACGCGTCGGCCACGCCGAAAGCGTGCGCGCGCTGGCGCAGATGTTCGCCGAAGCCGACGCGCAGGGTCACGGAGCCGGCGCATGA
- the fliJ gene encoding flagellar export protein FliJ, with product MSRTDQLDLVQQVATRTERERAEKLAEAERGAIEAEQKLVALERYRNEYEEQLAMRGAGGVDISGVREFQAFLARLGEALVAQRQVLGAARATRDQLLNSWREAAQRAQVVQTLADRWQTEARREEDRRDQRESDELAQRGLAHKAER from the coding sequence ATGAGCCGCACCGATCAGCTGGACCTCGTGCAGCAGGTGGCAACGCGCACCGAGCGCGAACGCGCCGAAAAGCTGGCCGAGGCCGAACGCGGCGCCATCGAGGCCGAGCAGAAGCTGGTCGCGCTCGAGCGGTATCGCAACGAATACGAAGAGCAGCTCGCGATGCGCGGTGCTGGCGGCGTGGACATCTCCGGCGTGCGCGAATTCCAGGCCTTCCTGGCACGGCTCGGCGAGGCGCTCGTGGCGCAGCGCCAGGTGCTGGGCGCGGCCCGCGCGACGCGCGACCAACTACTCAATTCCTGGCGCGAGGCTGCGCAACGCGCGCAGGTCGTGCAGACGCTGGCGGATCGCTGGCAAACCGAAGCGCGCCGCGAAGAAGACCGGCGCGATCAACGCGAAAGTGACGAACTGGCCCAGCGCGGTCTCGCGCACAAGGCCGAGAGGTAG
- a CDS encoding flagellar hook-length control protein FliK, with protein MMSAKTVFTDAPACPPASSSNSATASAAPGDAATEFQNLLAAAVPPVDPLAVEAMPAPAPSPAQLMLIKYPLTPGKNGPAPTAAPAAVKPAATEVSPAEMLKILADSATLLPEGGEVEVKAEIPEELVDADELAKTDDEVICDWLESMMPVSVFAPQAGSTNPGDVSQGQGGGAEAKTGSAGVPVSLTRQALVPEQAAPDAAAPGAAPANANANAAAKPELLAGAQNVVTAFAASLHARNETTEKDKPSADGWMSALGDLAAKRGHDVAPTTGPRLSTPVHDARWADALAHRLVMMARDGESTASLKLVPVDLGPLDIQITVRDGEASVHFGAAHQETRAVLEASLPRLRELLGAQGLQLANASVSQQSGGQNRPEKTSGPAAIGAVADDTEVATAKSISTSLLDIYA; from the coding sequence ATGATGAGCGCCAAGACCGTATTCACCGATGCCCCGGCCTGCCCGCCGGCGTCGAGCAGCAACAGCGCGACTGCTTCCGCGGCGCCGGGCGACGCGGCCACCGAATTTCAGAACCTGCTGGCGGCCGCCGTGCCGCCGGTCGATCCTTTGGCCGTCGAAGCGATGCCTGCGCCGGCGCCTTCGCCGGCGCAGCTGATGCTCATCAAGTATCCGCTGACACCGGGGAAGAACGGCCCCGCGCCCACCGCCGCTCCCGCGGCTGTCAAACCTGCGGCGACCGAAGTTTCTCCCGCCGAGATGCTGAAGATCCTGGCTGACTCCGCGACGCTGCTGCCCGAGGGCGGCGAAGTCGAAGTCAAAGCCGAGATTCCGGAAGAGCTGGTGGATGCCGATGAACTCGCCAAGACGGATGACGAGGTCATCTGCGACTGGCTGGAATCGATGATGCCGGTGAGCGTGTTCGCGCCGCAGGCAGGATCCACCAACCCGGGCGATGTGTCGCAGGGGCAGGGTGGCGGCGCCGAGGCGAAGACGGGATCGGCCGGTGTGCCGGTTTCGCTCACGCGCCAGGCATTGGTGCCCGAGCAGGCCGCGCCGGATGCTGCGGCGCCGGGAGCGGCGCCGGCCAACGCCAATGCGAACGCGGCCGCGAAGCCTGAGCTGCTCGCGGGTGCGCAGAATGTCGTCACGGCATTCGCCGCCTCGTTGCACGCCAGGAATGAGACCACCGAGAAAGACAAGCCGTCAGCGGATGGCTGGATGAGCGCGCTCGGCGATCTGGCTGCCAAGCGTGGTCACGATGTCGCGCCCACGACAGGACCGCGGTTGTCGACTCCCGTGCACGACGCGCGCTGGGCGGATGCGCTCGCGCACCGGCTCGTGATGATGGCTCGCGATGGTGAGTCGACCGCGTCGCTCAAGCTCGTGCCCGTGGACCTGGGCCCGCTCGACATTCAGATCACCGTGCGCGATGGCGAAGCCAGTGTGCACTTCGGCGCCGCGCATCAGGAAACCCGCGCCGTTCTCGAAGCGTCCCTGCCGCGCCTGCGTGAACTGCTGGGCGCGCAAGGCCTGCAGCTCGCGAACGCCAGCGTGTCGCAGCAGTCGGGCGGCCAGAACCGTCCGGAAAAGACCTCCGGCCCCGCCGCCATCGGCGCAGTGGCGGACGACACCGAAGTTGCGACCGCCAAGTCGATCAGCACGTCGCTGCTGGATATCTACGCCTGA
- a CDS encoding flagellar basal body-associated FliL family protein has protein sequence MADEDEVLDDELAEGEEGAEGAPRSKKLLFIIIGAVLLAGGAGAYFFLKGGEPKDVAKKEAVVLPPIYVNLDPPFVVNFEAEAAVRFLQVTVSVMTREPHVEEILKKNDPRIRNDLLMLLGNQKYDTISTREGKEKLQADALEAVRAVVKSAGGEPEKIEALYFTAFVMQ, from the coding sequence ATGGCCGACGAAGACGAAGTGTTAGACGACGAACTGGCTGAAGGCGAAGAGGGCGCGGAAGGCGCTCCCAGGAGCAAGAAGCTGCTGTTCATCATCATCGGGGCCGTCCTGCTGGCCGGTGGCGCGGGGGCGTACTTCTTCCTGAAGGGTGGCGAACCAAAGGACGTCGCCAAAAAAGAAGCGGTCGTGTTGCCGCCTATCTACGTCAACCTCGATCCGCCCTTCGTGGTGAATTTCGAGGCCGAAGCCGCGGTGCGTTTCCTGCAGGTCACGGTCAGCGTCATGACCCGCGAGCCGCACGTCGAGGAAATCCTCAAGAAAAACGATCCGCGCATCCGCAACGACCTGCTGATGCTGCTCGGCAACCAGAAGTACGACACGATCTCCACGCGCGAAGGCAAGGAGAAGCTGCAAGCCGATGCGCTCGAAGCGGTCCGCGCCGTGGTCAAGAGCGCCGGCGGTGAGCCCGAGAAGATCGAGGCGCTGTACTTCACCGCCTTCGTGATGCAGTAG
- the fliM gene encoding flagellar motor switch protein FliM — protein sequence MAAQEVLNQEEVNALLNAVDSGDVNTDAPPVPGEVRPYDFQNDAGAMRLRMPAFELINERLARSLRVSLFNLLRRPLEIAVMPLRIAKFADYAQSLALPSNLNVVRVNPLRGTALFALDPKLVFCVVDNFFGGTGRLQSAEAREFAPTEMRVIQMLLRSAFNDMREAWAPVAAIDVEHVKSEVNPSFVQICSPAEPVVICGFQLALESGGGDLQIVIPMSMLEPLKDMLEAGASGVGAPQDDRWLNSLKEDIQDAEIELSTMLGHASVTLNQLVNLKPGDVIPCDFSGKATVLAEGVPLFRGSYGVSRGQQCVRFEQRVRRPRTNAGDARLLRKTT from the coding sequence ATGGCTGCGCAGGAAGTCCTCAACCAGGAAGAAGTCAACGCTCTGTTGAACGCCGTCGATTCCGGCGACGTCAACACGGATGCGCCGCCGGTTCCCGGCGAAGTGCGCCCTTACGATTTCCAGAACGACGCGGGCGCCATGCGCCTGCGCATGCCGGCGTTCGAGCTGATCAACGAACGGCTGGCGCGCAGCTTGCGCGTGAGCCTCTTCAACCTGCTGCGCCGGCCGCTGGAAATCGCCGTCATGCCGCTGCGCATCGCCAAGTTCGCCGACTACGCCCAGTCGCTGGCCCTGCCCAGCAATCTCAACGTCGTGCGCGTGAACCCGCTGCGCGGCACCGCCCTGTTCGCCCTCGACCCCAAGCTCGTGTTCTGCGTGGTCGACAATTTCTTCGGCGGCACCGGCCGCCTGCAATCGGCCGAAGCGCGCGAATTCGCGCCGACCGAGATGCGCGTGATCCAGATGTTGCTGCGCTCGGCGTTCAACGACATGCGCGAGGCCTGGGCGCCGGTCGCGGCCATCGACGTCGAACACGTGAAGTCCGAGGTCAACCCGAGTTTCGTGCAGATCTGTTCGCCGGCCGAGCCGGTGGTGATCTGCGGCTTCCAGCTGGCGCTCGAAAGCGGCGGCGGCGATCTGCAGATCGTGATTCCGATGTCGATGTTGGAGCCGCTCAAGGACATGCTGGAAGCGGGCGCCAGCGGCGTCGGCGCGCCGCAGGACGACCGCTGGCTCAATTCACTCAAGGAAGACATCCAGGACGCCGAGATCGAGCTGTCGACGATGTTAGGCCACGCCAGCGTGACGCTGAACCAGCTCGTCAATCTCAAACCCGGCGACGTGATCCCGTGCGATTTCTCCGGCAAGGCCACCGTGCTTGCCGAAGGTGTGCCGCTGTTCCGCGGCAGTTATGGCGTGTCGCGCGGCCAGCAGTGCGTGCGATTCGAGCAGCGCGTCCGCCGGCCGCGAACCAACGCCGGCGATGCGCGGCTGCTGCGCAAGACAACGTGA
- the fliN gene encoding flagellar motor switch protein FliN, translated as MACRAASSACDSSSASAGREPTPAMRGCCARQRERRKPRSIQGNLPMNAKAPAVPAEETEGASADVNLEVILDVPVTLSMEVGRTRIPIRNLLQLNQGSVVELDRAAGEPFDVFVNGTLVAHGEVVVVNEKFGIRITDVVSPAERIKKLK; from the coding sequence ATGGCGTGTCGCGCGGCCAGCAGTGCGTGCGATTCGAGCAGCGCGTCCGCCGGCCGCGAACCAACGCCGGCGATGCGCGGCTGCTGCGCAAGACAACGTGAACGCCGCAAACCAAGGTCAATTCAAGGAAATTTGCCAATGAACGCGAAAGCTCCAGCCGTACCGGCGGAAGAAACCGAAGGCGCCTCCGCCGACGTCAATCTCGAGGTCATCCTCGACGTGCCCGTCACGCTGTCCATGGAAGTGGGCCGCACGCGCATCCCGATCCGCAACCTGCTGCAGCTGAACCAGGGCAGCGTGGTCGAGCTCGATCGCGCCGCGGGTGAGCCGTTCGACGTGTTCGTCAACGGCACGCTGGTCGCGCACGGCGAAGTGGTGGTGGTGAACGAGAAGTTCGGCATCCGCATCACCGACGTCGTCAGCCCCGCCGAACGCATCAAGAAACTCAAGTAA
- a CDS encoding FliO/MopB family protein has translation MDAPLFAAPAASSAHSTGGGLAEVTLALILIVALIAGLAWLGKRMRGFGVPGGARDRIQVLSNQVLGPKERCVLIRVGDTDILIGVAQGNVRPLHVFPAGANTEAPPAAAANSPKLPNFKELLMKSLGK, from the coding sequence TTGGACGCTCCCCTGTTCGCCGCACCCGCCGCGAGCTCCGCGCATTCGACCGGCGGCGGCCTCGCCGAGGTCACGCTGGCGTTGATCCTGATCGTGGCGCTGATCGCCGGTCTCGCGTGGCTCGGCAAACGCATGCGCGGGTTCGGCGTGCCCGGCGGCGCGCGCGATCGCATCCAGGTCCTCAGCAACCAGGTCCTGGGCCCCAAGGAACGCTGCGTACTCATCCGCGTCGGCGACACCGACATCCTGATCGGCGTGGCACAGGGCAACGTGCGTCCGCTGCATGTATTCCCGGCGGGCGCAAACACCGAGGCGCCGCCCGCGGCGGCTGCGAATAGTCCGAAGCTGCCGAACTTCAAAGAATTGCTGATGAAGAGCCTGGGTAAATGA
- the fliP gene encoding flagellar type III secretion system pore protein FliP (The bacterial flagellar biogenesis protein FliP forms a type III secretion system (T3SS)-type pore required for flagellar assembly.): MSAFRKYGRILGLLALLFAPLLAEAATSAPGSLPAVTVTTNPGGGQTYSLTLQVLILMTVLSLLPAILLMMTAFTRIVIVLAILRQAIGAGQTPPNQVLVGLALFLTLFVMAPVVDKINVDAAQPYLAGTIEADVALQKALVPLKGFMLEQTRESDIATFVRISGGKGFATPADVPMNILVPAFVTSELKTAFQIGFLLFIPFVIIDLVVASVLMSMGMMMLSPVLISLPFKIMLFVLIDGWALVMGTLAQSFFR; encoded by the coding sequence ATGAGCGCGTTCCGCAAATACGGCCGCATTCTCGGACTGCTGGCGCTGCTGTTCGCGCCCCTGCTGGCGGAAGCCGCCACCAGCGCGCCGGGTAGTTTGCCCGCCGTCACGGTCACCACGAATCCGGGCGGCGGCCAGACGTATTCGCTGACGCTGCAAGTCCTGATCCTGATGACGGTGCTGTCGCTGCTGCCCGCCATCCTGCTGATGATGACGGCCTTCACGCGCATCGTGATCGTGCTGGCGATCCTGCGCCAGGCGATCGGCGCGGGCCAGACGCCGCCCAACCAGGTGCTGGTCGGACTCGCATTGTTCCTGACGCTGTTCGTGATGGCGCCCGTGGTCGACAAGATCAACGTCGATGCCGCGCAACCGTACCTCGCCGGCACGATCGAAGCGGACGTCGCGCTGCAGAAGGCGCTGGTGCCGCTCAAGGGTTTCATGCTCGAGCAGACGCGCGAGTCGGATATCGCGACCTTCGTGCGCATCTCGGGTGGCAAGGGTTTCGCCACGCCCGCCGATGTGCCGATGAACATTCTCGTGCCCGCGTTCGTCACCAGCGAATTGAAAACCGCATTCCAGATCGGGTTCCTGCTGTTCATCCCGTTCGTGATCATCGATCTGGTGGTCGCGAGCGTGCTCATGTCGATGGGCATGATGATGTTGTCGCCGGTGCTCATCTCGTTGCCGTTCAAGATCATGTTGTTCGTGCTCATCGACGGCTGGGCACTCGTCATGGGCACGCTCGCCCAGAGTTTCTTCAGGTAG
- the fliQ gene encoding flagellar biosynthesis protein FliQ: MSPEMVVTVGRHALEMTLMLAAPLLLTALAVGLIVGIFQAATQINEMTLSFIPKLLAMAAVLAFTGPWMLKSLVEYTRGLIESIPGLIG, translated from the coding sequence ATGAGTCCCGAAATGGTCGTCACCGTGGGCCGCCACGCACTGGAAATGACGCTGATGCTGGCCGCGCCGCTGTTGCTGACCGCGCTCGCGGTAGGTCTCATCGTCGGCATCTTCCAGGCCGCCACCCAGATCAACGAGATGACGTTGTCGTTCATCCCGAAACTGCTGGCCATGGCCGCGGTGCTGGCGTTCACCGGCCCGTGGATGCTCAAGAGCCTGGTCGAATACACGCGCGGGCTCATCGAAAGCATCCCGGGGCTCATTGGTTAG
- the fliR gene encoding flagellar biosynthetic protein FliR: MSIALTTGQLEAFVAQGFFPFARIGACLMVAPVFGARFVPARTRIILAAAITALVIPLIPAPTIAPFSPQGFVVVFQQLLIGVAFGFALQVVFDALALAGQLLANSMGLSFAFNIDPLRGSSTPALGQLYVILATLTFLALGGHVALIEMLVAGLYSLPIGTTGLGQEGLWALILWGGTLFSGAIGIALPGVTALLIVNLAFGVVSRAAPSLNLFAVGFPVSLVVGLLVVLAGIGPLQSSFTELLANGFEFLRSLGGGR, from the coding sequence ATGAGCATCGCCCTCACCACCGGACAGCTCGAGGCCTTCGTCGCGCAGGGGTTCTTCCCCTTCGCACGCATCGGCGCCTGTCTGATGGTGGCCCCCGTATTCGGCGCGCGCTTCGTGCCGGCACGCACGCGCATCATTCTCGCGGCGGCGATCACCGCGTTGGTCATTCCGTTGATCCCCGCGCCCACGATCGCGCCGTTTTCGCCGCAGGGCTTCGTCGTCGTCTTCCAGCAGCTGCTGATCGGCGTCGCGTTCGGCTTCGCATTGCAGGTGGTGTTCGACGCGCTGGCGTTGGCCGGGCAGCTGTTGGCCAACAGCATGGGGCTTTCATTCGCCTTCAACATCGATCCATTGCGCGGCAGCAGCACGCCGGCGCTGGGCCAGCTCTACGTGATTCTCGCGACGCTCACGTTTCTCGCGCTCGGCGGCCACGTGGCACTCATTGAAATGCTCGTGGCCGGTCTCTACAGCCTGCCGATCGGTACCACCGGTCTGGGACAGGAAGGGCTGTGGGCGCTGATCCTGTGGGGTGGCACATTGTTCTCCGGCGCCATCGGCATCGCGCTGCCGGGCGTCACTGCGCTGTTGATCGTCAACCTCGCCTTCGGGGTGGTCAGCCGCGCCGCGCCGTCGCTCAATCTGTTCGCGGTCGGCTTCCCGGTGTCGCTGGTGGTGGGCTTGCTGGTGGTACTGGCCGGCATCGGGCCGCTGCAGAGCAGCTTCACCGAATTGCTGGCGAACGGTTTCGAATTCCTGCGCAGCCTCGGCGGAGGTCGTTAG
- the flhB gene encoding flagellar biosynthesis protein FlhB, which translates to MAESGQERTERATPKRLEEARKKGQVPRSIELSMAAVCIAAATAVYTLGRGAASRFAELMRSGLSIEPSTAVGENVIWPALMTAGSQALLIVLPILGATFVAALAAPLAIGGWNFSTQALVPQFSRLNPASGLGRMFSARGSVELGKGLAKVFVIALIAWVLLKGMTPQMMGLSTEPLNGAITHAAALAGYALLVLCFGLVAIAAFDVPFQLWQHGRDLRMTREEVREEYKESEGSPETRGRIREAQRALARGRMMQEVPKADVVVTNPTHYAVALKYDDQKMRAPIVVAKGTDLTAARIREIAAENGVPVVEAPPLARALFRTVDLGREVPAALYVTVAQVLTYVYQLKACIERGVQPPPAPQFE; encoded by the coding sequence ATGGCAGAGAGCGGCCAGGAACGGACCGAACGCGCCACTCCCAAGCGTCTCGAGGAGGCGCGCAAGAAGGGCCAGGTACCGCGTTCCATCGAGCTGTCGATGGCCGCGGTCTGCATCGCGGCCGCGACGGCCGTGTACACGTTGGGTCGCGGCGCCGCGAGCCGTTTTGCCGAACTGATGCGCAGCGGGTTGTCCATCGAGCCGTCCACGGCGGTGGGCGAAAACGTCATCTGGCCGGCACTGATGACCGCTGGATCACAGGCGTTGCTGATCGTGCTGCCCATTCTCGGCGCGACGTTCGTCGCCGCGCTGGCCGCGCCGCTCGCCATCGGCGGCTGGAATTTCTCGACCCAGGCGCTGGTGCCGCAGTTCTCGCGGCTGAATCCCGCCAGCGGCCTCGGTCGCATGTTCTCGGCGCGCGGTTCGGTGGAGCTCGGCAAGGGTCTCGCCAAGGTGTTTGTGATCGCGCTCATCGCATGGGTGCTGCTCAAGGGCATGACGCCGCAGATGATGGGCCTGTCTACCGAACCGCTGAACGGCGCGATCACGCACGCCGCCGCGCTCGCCGGCTATGCGCTGCTGGTGCTGTGTTTCGGCCTGGTGGCGATCGCCGCGTTCGACGTGCCGTTCCAGCTCTGGCAACACGGCCGTGATCTGAGGATGACGCGCGAAGAAGTACGCGAGGAATACAAGGAAAGCGAAGGCTCGCCCGAGACGCGCGGCCGCATCCGCGAGGCGCAGCGTGCGCTGGCGCGCGGCCGCATGATGCAGGAAGTGCCGAAGGCGGACGTGGTGGTCACCAACCCCACGCACTACGCCGTGGCGCTCAAGTACGACGATCAGAAAATGCGCGCGCCGATCGTGGTGGCCAAGGGCACCGATCTCACGGCCGCGCGTATCCGCGAAATTGCCGCCGAAAACGGCGTGCCCGTCGTCGAGGCGCCGCCGCTGGCGCGCGCCTTGTTCCGCACCGTGGATCTCGGCCGCGAAGTGCCGGCCGCGTTGTACGTGACGGTCGCCCAGGTCCTCACCTATGTCTACCAGCTCAAGGCGTGTATCGAGCGGGGCG